In a genomic window of Nitrospirota bacterium:
- a CDS encoding PAS domain S-box protein, producing the protein MTMSEAKAPRPYSWLLVLISVLPLVMLAISAVALRYIETRMIATAGETLAQSAAEVSDKVDRFLIERHGNGLMMAKTFSVQPYSREFQAAYIDGMKTAYPDYLWIGATNEQGQVVVATDPATVGRDYSAEPWFQSARNGMMVHMGDVEPFAVMGGPDAIAVTARITGPSGEFLGVVTTRVAITGLENIMTGTRRSFQQREGFWGALEYQFLTDKGVAFIDSDLDHKGHVNLKQLGLPSALASEGSLSNYVEEEHLRRHVPVITGYARTSARRGFENIRWTVLMRMDRSDVLAPIREVLWNLGLAGGALVIPTFGLLVWTVTRVRKEYRHAQEERALAREAEASLRQSEARTRRIVEMALDGFIGMDAAGIIIEWNVQAEQIFGWSRQETIGRLLCDTIIPARHKEAHERGLRHFLATGAGPILNRRIEIDGRHRDGHELPIELAISPVLGQGGAYTFSAFVRDISARKLAEEQSRLYQEELQQLNEALDKRVQIRTQELAAVNESLVAEVAERMQTEASLENSRQALQKLALQLLRVQEDERRRISRDLHDDINQRLALLAMDIEGVERRLSSSPDHLGRAVRAIQDRVVELSDVVRHLAYQLHPSILDDLGLPIALQRLVDEFTARSRIQGSFEQKNIPSVIPQEVAACLYRVAQESLSNVARHASASRVDVELSRSRSGLSVTITDNGVGFDLDQPRHGPHGLGLLGMKERVALVQGDLQVVSAVGKGTKVQVVVLVPEEVS; encoded by the coding sequence ATGACCATGTCTGAAGCCAAGGCTCCCCGCCCCTATTCCTGGTTGCTGGTCCTTATCAGTGTCCTGCCGCTTGTTATGTTGGCGATAAGCGCAGTTGCGCTCCGCTACATCGAAACCCGCATGATCGCGACAGCAGGCGAAACCCTCGCTCAGTCAGCCGCCGAAGTCTCGGACAAAGTGGATCGATTTCTGATCGAACGGCATGGCAATGGGCTGATGATGGCAAAGACATTCAGCGTGCAGCCATACAGCCGCGAGTTTCAGGCTGCCTATATCGATGGGATGAAGACTGCGTACCCGGACTACTTATGGATCGGCGCCACGAACGAGCAGGGACAGGTTGTGGTGGCCACCGACCCAGCCACGGTGGGGAGAGACTACAGCGCCGAACCCTGGTTTCAATCCGCGCGTAACGGGATGATGGTTCACATGGGGGACGTAGAGCCATTCGCGGTGATGGGCGGCCCTGACGCGATAGCCGTGACAGCCCGCATTACCGGACCGAGCGGAGAATTTCTGGGGGTCGTGACGACGCGGGTGGCGATTACCGGGTTGGAAAATATCATGACGGGAACCCGTCGGTCTTTTCAGCAGCGTGAGGGATTCTGGGGGGCGCTGGAATACCAATTTCTGACTGACAAGGGGGTGGCCTTCATCGATTCGGATCTCGATCACAAGGGCCACGTCAATCTCAAGCAACTCGGCCTGCCGTCAGCCCTGGCAAGCGAAGGGTCCCTGTCCAATTATGTCGAGGAGGAGCACCTGCGTCGTCACGTGCCGGTCATCACCGGCTATGCCAGAACTTCCGCCCGTCGCGGATTTGAGAATATACGTTGGACGGTGCTGATGCGCATGGATCGGAGCGACGTACTGGCGCCGATTCGAGAGGTCCTCTGGAATCTTGGCCTGGCGGGCGGCGCCCTGGTGATTCCGACTTTCGGTCTCTTGGTGTGGACTGTGACCCGAGTGCGGAAAGAATATCGGCATGCGCAGGAAGAGCGTGCGCTTGCCAGGGAGGCAGAAGCGTCGCTCCGCCAGAGTGAGGCCCGCACCAGGCGCATTGTCGAGATGGCGTTGGATGGCTTTATCGGAATGGATGCAGCAGGGATCATTATCGAGTGGAATGTCCAAGCTGAACAGATTTTCGGCTGGTCCAGGCAAGAGACCATCGGCCGACTCCTTTGTGACACCATCATTCCGGCACGACACAAGGAAGCCCATGAACGGGGATTGCGTCACTTCCTCGCAACCGGTGCAGGACCGATATTGAATCGACGTATCGAAATCGACGGCCGGCATCGGGACGGGCACGAGCTTCCAATAGAACTGGCGATCTCCCCGGTCCTGGGGCAGGGGGGAGCCTACACGTTCAGCGCGTTCGTCCGCGATATTTCGGCGCGGAAGCTTGCGGAGGAGCAGAGCCGCTTGTACCAAGAAGAATTGCAACAACTCAATGAGGCGTTGGATAAGCGGGTGCAGATCAGGACACAAGAGCTGGCCGCGGTCAACGAATCATTAGTCGCGGAAGTCGCCGAACGGATGCAGACCGAGGCATCGCTCGAAAACAGCCGGCAGGCGCTGCAGAAATTGGCGCTTCAGCTGTTGCGTGTGCAGGAGGATGAGCGGCGCCGCATCTCGCGCGATTTGCACGATGACATCAATCAGCGGCTCGCGCTGCTTGCCATGGATATCGAAGGGGTAGAACGACGGCTCAGCTCCTCGCCGGACCACTTGGGCCGGGCCGTCCGGGCGATACAAGATCGGGTTGTGGAATTGTCCGACGTGGTGCGTCATTTGGCCTATCAGCTGCATCCCTCCATCCTCGACGACCTCGGTCTCCCTATCGCCCTGCAGCGGCTGGTCGACGAGTTTACCGCTCGAAGCCGAATCCAGGGGAGTTTTGAGCAGAAGAATATTCCCTCTGTCATTCCCCAGGAGGTCGCGGCCTGTCTCTACCGCGTGGCTCAAGAAAGCCTCAGCAACGTGGCCCGCCACGCCTCGGCCTCTCGCGTCGATGTGGAGTTGAGCCGATCTCGATCCGGGCTGAGCGTCACCATTACGGATAACGGAGTGGGATTCGACTTAGATCAGCCGCGGCATGGACCACATGGACTGGGGTTGCTCGGCATGAAAGAGCGGGTCGCCTTGGTTCAGGGGGACTTGCAAGTTGTATCAGCCGTGGGGAAGGGAACGAAGGTGCAGGTC